CGGCCTCCGTGTCGCCTCAAGGCGCCTCGGCCCTTCCGCCGGATAAGGAGGAGGAGTTCCGCCAGTTCCAGGAGTTCCTCAAGTCCAAGAAGGCCCAGGAAGAAAAGAAAAAATAGACCGATCCCCGCGCCTGGCAGGAATCCCACTTGTCTCCTGTCCCAAAATGACGCAACTTCCCGCTGCGACTTGCGAAGAGAGTCCGCAAACATCGGGAAACCATGTCGATTCAGTCTTTCGCGTTGAACCAGTTGGTGAGCGGCCTGGCCATTGCGACCGCGCAATTCCAGCAAGGCCAGACGGCCTCCGCCATCTTTTCCGGATTCCAGCCCTATCTCCCCGCCGGTGACGCCGATCCGGACTTGAGCCCGGCCGTCGAGCCGTTGCGCCGACTGTACCCGGTCAACGGTCATTCCGAGCCCCGCCCGCCGGAGCCGGAGCCCCACGTCCTGGTCCGCGCCTTCTTCGAGTCCGCGCGCGAGCTGCACGAAATCACCCGGGCGAGCCACCCGCCGGTCTCCCGGTGGGCCGACAACGTCCGGCAGATCTGGCAACGAGGGCTCTCCGAGCCCCCCCGGGCGGAGGCCTCCGCCGCCCTGGCCCTCGGCCCTCAAGTCGAAGACGTTCACCTGGTGGAATGGCTCCGCCGTTTCGTCGAATTCTCCCCGGAGCCCATGGGCGTGGTGAAGTGCCATCCCGACGGAATGGCCGAGATGGTCCTGTTCAACCGAAAGAACCGGGAACGCTGGGCCTTGGACGAAAAGGACTTGGTCGGCGTCAGCGTCCTGCGCTTCTTTTACCCCGAGGACCACGACATGGTGCGCGCCTTCATCCGCGAATGCCTGGAATCGGGCAACGCCTCGCGGACGGGCGTGAGGATGCTCCGCAGCGCCGGGGGGCATCTGCTGGTGGACATGTACGTCGGCCGCGTGGACGCCACCGAGTACGCCTACTTCCAGGTCATCGACGAAACGCAGCGCGAGGAGGCGTTCGAACAGGCGCGCATCCGCGACGCCGTCTTCCGCAACGCGCAAAAGCCCCTCCTCATGCTCAGCTTCGGCGAGGACGGCGTCCCCTCCGGAATGGTGACGAGCGCGGGATTCGACCGGATGCTCGGGTACGAGCCCGGCGAGATCGGCGTGAAGCCGGTGATCGACTTCATCCCCAGGCACCTGCGCGCCGCCTTCGCGAAACGGTTGCAGCGGTTTTTGGAGACCGGAACCCTGACCTGGCCGGCGGTGGAGCTCGTGGCCAAGGACGGATCGACCGTCCTCGTGGACATCGAGGCCAAGGACAGCGGCGTCAAGGGCAAGCGTTTCGCCATCGCCTCCTTCGGAGACGCCAAGGCCCGGATCGCCGCGGAGCGGGACGCGGCCGAGGCGCAAAAGCTCGAAGTCATCTCCAGCGTGACGGCCGGAACCGCCCACGACATCAACAACATCGCCACCATCCTCATGGGCGGTCTGGACCTGCTCCGCATGAAATACCCGGACGACGACTTTCTGGACGAGATGATCGCGAAGGTGGGCATGCTGAGCGGCATGGCCAACGGTTTCCGGAGGCTCACGGACACCGTCCACCGCGAGGGCGGCATCGACCTTCACTCGATCCTCAAGGAATCCGACATCCGCCACGCGACCCTCAAGGCCCGGGACGTCCAGATTCATTTTGAGCTCGCGGAGGACCCGTGGCTGGTCGCCGGGCCCAACTTCACCGTCTGGCAGATCGTCTTCAACCTCATCAAGAACGCGGTCGAGGCGATGGAAAAATCGGACGTCAAGACCCTGACGGTCCGGACCGAGAACGTCGAGATCCTTGACGAGGCGGCCGTTCGGCGCGTCGATCCGGAGAACCTCTACCCGGACGCGCGTCCCGGAGAGTTCCTCAGAATCACCGTCGAGGACACCGGGCCCGGCATCCCGCGGGAGATCCTCCATCGGATTTTCGAGGATTACTTTTCGACCAAGACCGACCCGGACGTAAACCGCGGGCGCGGACTCTCCACGACGCGACTGACCGTCGCCAAGCGCGGCGGGGTTCTGACCGTCCGGTCGGAGGTGGGACGGGGCACGGTCTTCGACATGTACCTGCCCCGCACGGAGCCCCGGACCCCGACGCCGCTGCCGTCCGCGGCCGGCGGGGCCATCCTGCCCGACGAACGCCTGGTCAGCCCGGGCAATGAAGTCATCCTCGTGGCGGACGACGACGCGGGCATCCGCAATCAGTTCCAGCGGATCCTGAATTTCTACCGCTATCCGGAGGTCATTTTTGCCGAAACCATGGACCGGGTCCTCGAAATCGCCC
This genomic interval from bacterium contains the following:
- a CDS encoding ATP-binding protein — its product is MSIQSFALNQLVSGLAIATAQFQQGQTASAIFSGFQPYLPAGDADPDLSPAVEPLRRLYPVNGHSEPRPPEPEPHVLVRAFFESARELHEITRASHPPVSRWADNVRQIWQRGLSEPPRAEASAALALGPQVEDVHLVEWLRRFVEFSPEPMGVVKCHPDGMAEMVLFNRKNRERWALDEKDLVGVSVLRFFYPEDHDMVRAFIRECLESGNASRTGVRMLRSAGGHLLVDMYVGRVDATEYAYFQVIDETQREEAFEQARIRDAVFRNAQKPLLMLSFGEDGVPSGMVTSAGFDRMLGYEPGEIGVKPVIDFIPRHLRAAFAKRLQRFLETGTLTWPAVELVAKDGSTVLVDIEAKDSGVKGKRFAIASFGDAKARIAAERDAAEAQKLEVISSVTAGTAHDINNIATILMGGLDLLRMKYPDDDFLDEMIAKVGMLSGMANGFRRLTDTVHREGGIDLHSILKESDIRHATLKARDVQIHFELAEDPWLVAGPNFTVWQIVFNLIKNAVEAMEKSDVKTLTVRTENVEILDEAAVRRVDPENLYPDARPGEFLRITVEDTGPGIPREILHRIFEDYFSTKTDPDVNRGRGLSTTRLTVAKRGGVLTVRSEVGRGTVFDMYLPRTEPRTPTPLPSAAGGAILPDERLVSPGNEVILVADDDAGIRNQFQRILNFYRYPEVIFAETMDRVLEIARERPDLTAVVMDWRMPGMTGDELLRELHALNPRLPILVNTGLIPSHESPYRNVQFVQKLTGATRVASALRRLIQGQPILDSETRRR